In the genome of Massilia sp. W12, the window CGCCGCGCTGGCGCAACAGCTGTTGCCGCGCGGCGGCGGTGCGGTGATCAGCGTAGAAGTGAAAGGCGGCAAAGCGGCGGCGCAGAAAATGATTGAACATTTGCGCCTGTTTTCGCATCTGGCGAATGTGGGCGACGCCAAATCGCTGGCGCTGCACCCGGCCTCCACCACCCATGCGCGCATGCGGGAAGAAGATTTGCAAGCGGCGGGAATTGCGCCTGGCATGGTGCGGCTCTCAATCGGCCTGGAAGATGCGGCGGATTTACAGGAAGATCTGAACCGCGCCTTAAAACTGTCACAGAAATGAGGATGGCGATGGAGTTCACATTGCAACATGGCGCAGCCTGGGCCTACACCGGGGGCAAGCCGTTTGACCCGGCGCAGCCGGTTTGTGTGTTTATTCATGGCGCGCAAAATGACCATTCGGTATGGGCTTTGCAGAGCCGTTTTTTTGCACATCAGGGTTTTGCCGTGCTGGCCCCGGATCTGCCCGCGCATGGACGCGGCAGCGGCATGGCTTTGCACAGTATTGAAGCGCTGGCCGATTGGCTGCTGGCTTTGCTGCAGGCGGCGCAAATCAAACAAGCGCATTTGATCGGCCACAGCATGGGCAGCCTGATCGCGCTGGAAGCGGCGGCGCGCTCGCCCGTTGTCACGCGCCTGTCCCTGGTGGGAACCGCATTTCCGATGCAAGTCGCGCCGGCCCTGTTGCAGACCGCGCAAAGCGATCAAATGGCGGCGCTGGCGATGGTCAATCCCTGGGCCTATGCCAGCCATGCGCCCAAACCCTCCTGTCCCGGCCCCGGGTTTTATGCGCCCGGCATGGGCTTGGCTTTAAAACAGCGCGTGGCGCGCGTCAGCGCCGCACGCACGCCCGCCGGCAGCAATCTGTTTTATCTGGATTTTTGCGCTTGCAATGCCTATGCCAACGGACTGCAAGCGGCGCACACCCTGGCCGCGCGCGCGACGCCGGTGCAATTTGTGATTGCGCGCCAGGACATGATGACGCCGGAAAAAGCCACCCACAGCCTGCGCGCCGCCCTGCCCGCCGCCCGCCTCGACTACATCAGCCCGGCGGGACACGATATGATGGCCGAGCAGCCGGAACAAGTGCGCCGCGCGCTGTGGGAATTCGCCAGTACCTAAAGAAAGCACGCAAAGCCCTTGCCCTTATAACCAGCCGACTTTTTTGAAGCGCCAGTACAAATAGCCGCACACCGTGACCATCCAGGTCAAGGCCAGCGGATAGCCGAAGTGCCAGCTGAGTTCCGGCATATGCTTGAAATTCATGCCCCAGATGCCGGCAAACGCGGTGGCAACCGCGAAGATGGCGGCCCAGGCGGCCAGACGTTTATTCACTTCGCCCTCATCAATCGCCACCAGGGACAGATTGACTTGAATCGCGGTGACGATGGTGTCGCGGATGGTGTCGAGAGTGGCTGAGATGCGTTGCAAATGGTCGGCCACGTCACGGAAATATTCCTGCGAACTGGCGCAAATCGCCGGCACGCGCCCGCCATACAGGCGCGAAACCGCTTCCAGCAGCGGCAGCACGGCATGCCGCAGTTGCATCACTTTGCGCTTTAGCTGATACAAACGCTGAATCGAGACACGCTCGCCGCCGGGTGTGAAAATCGCTTCCTCAATCGTTTCCAACTCCGCTTCAAACGCATTCACCAGAGGGAAATAACGGTCCACCACAGCGTCCAGCAAGGCGTACAGGACGAAGGCGGCGCCATGCGCCAGCAGATGGGGTTCGCGCTCGCAGCGCGCGCGCACGTCGGCAAACCCGACTTCCGAATGGTTGCGCACTGAGAGCACATAATTCGGGCCGACAAACACATCCACTTCGCCAATCCGCAAGCCTGCCCCTTGAACCGTGCTGTGCTCGGCTTCCACCGTCTTGACCACCGCAAACAGCGAGTCGCCGTATTCTTCAATCTTGGCGCGCTGATTGCCGCGCTGGGCATCTTCCAGCGCCAGCGGATGCAGGCCGAATTCTTCTTGCATCTTGGCCAGCTCGGCGCTGCTGGCGTCTTTCAAAGCAACCCAGACAAAGCAATCCGGCTGTTCCAGATAATCGCTGATTTCTTCCACGGTGATATCAGACAAACGCTGGCCCCGGCTGTAAGCGACGCAATTAATCAGCATCTTGTTTCTCCCTGCATACAAAATAAACCTGCGACAGTGTACGCCGGCTTGCCGCCATATTCATGCTTTGCTTATCTGTGCCGCCGCGCCAGTGCGCCAGGCCGCCGCCAAACATGCCGGCGGCCTGGCCGGCTTATTTGGCGATCAGCAACAGCACCGAGCGTCCATGCACGCCGTACACCGTGCCGCCGGGGCCGATATAGCTTTCGGCGCCAGCCGGCGTCATGCTGTTATCCCCCTCATTCCAGGGCGCAGTATCGCCGACCCGGTACCAGGCCTTGCCCTGGCGCGGTGCGGGCAAGGTGAAATTCACCTTATCCTGCCAGCCGTTATAAGCGACATAGATATCGTTGTCATCAAATTCACTGCCGTCAATGCGCCAGCTCATGGCGCGGTTATTCGGGTCATTGAAATACGCCGCATCCATGATTTGCCCATCGGGTCTGAACCAGGCCAGCTGCGCCAGGCCATTGCCATTATTATCCGCCGCCGAATAAAAATTCTGCGGGCGCAGGGCTGGATGCGCTTTGCGGAAGGCAATCACGCGTTTGGCAAAGGTATGGAATTGGCTTTGTTGCACACTCCAATTGGCTGACAGCCAATTGGCCGCATTGTCCAGATTGTAGGGATTGTTATTGCATTGCAGGCTGCGCAGATATTCATCGCCGCCATTGAGCATCGGACGCCCCGCCGCCAGCATGGTCAAGAGCAGGCCATTGCGCGCCGCTTTGCGTTGATCCGCTGCAATTCCACCCTGGTCCCAGCTGTTGTTATGGTCTTCCCCGCCATCCGAAGCGCCATATGGCCAGGGCTGGTTATTGCTCTTTTGATTGCAGGCGTACAGATCCTTGAGTGTGAAACCATCATGCGCGGTGATGAAATTCACCGAATGCCAGGGTTTGCGCCCGCTGCTTTGATACAAGTCGGCAGAGCCGGCGATGCGGCTGGCGATTTGTCCCGGTGTAATGGGCGCAATGCCCATTTTGTTTTGGCTCTGGCGCAGCACATCGCGGAATTGGCCATTCCACTCCCCCCAGGCGGCAGGAAAACCGCCCACCTGGTAAGAATTGCCGCCAATCGCCCACGGTTCGGCAATCAAATCCAAACCGGCGCCGCCAGTTGCCGGGCGCACAGTGAATTCGCGCGTGATGCGGTTTAAGGCATTGTTGCTGTCATTTTTATCGAAATGAAAGCAGCCGGATTCGCAGCTATTGCCAAGCACGGAAGCCAGATCAAAGCGGAAGCCATCCACCCCCAGCGTATTGCTCCAGTAGGCCAGCGAATCGATGATCAGATTTTGCGCAATCGGATTTTTGCTGTTGAAATTGCCGCCCACGCCGGTGTTATCGATGGTCGATTGCTTATCCGCGCTCAAGGTGTAGTAAGTCGGATTATCCAGCCCGCGATACGAATAAATGCCGTAGGTGTTGGCGTCGCCCGCGTTCCATGGCCCTTCTTCGCTGGTGTGGTTGTACACCACATCAACATAGACTTTGATACCGGCATCATGGAAGGCTTTCACCATCTCGCGGAATTCGGCGGTCGGCCCGCCCGGCGCTTTATTGCAGGCGTAACGGCGATCCGGCGCGAAGAAATTGGTGGTCATATAGCCCCAATAATTATCCCGCAGCCCGTTGTTTGGATCGACCTCGATGCCGTCGTTATCGGTTTCTTGCAGCGGCAGAAATTCCACCGCCGTCACCCCCAGCGCAGCCAGGCTGGCGGCTTTTTGCCCCGCGCCCTTGTAGGTGCCGCGACAGGCGGCGGGAATCGCGGGATCATTCATGGTCAGGCCGCGCACATGAACTTCATAAATAATGTCGTCTTTCGCTGCGCGGGTGGGTTTCACACCGGTGGAATTGCTGATATTGCCCAGCACAATTCCTTTTGGCGCACGCGGCGCGCTGTCTAACAAACGGTATTTGGGGCCGCTGCCATACACGCTGTTGTCAAAGGCGGCATTGGCCGGATTCTGGTCATGCGAGAGTTCCAAAGCATACGGGTCGATCAAGAGTTTGTTCGGATTGAAGCGATTGCCCTGCGCATCCACATCCGCGATGAAACCGGCTGCCGAACCTTTGCTCCAGCCGCTGCTGTACACCCAGTTCGGCCCCCACGCGCGATAGCCGTAAAACACCGTGCCGCTGATGCCGGCGCTTTTCAGGGCGGCCACCGGCACGCTTACGCTCCAGACATTGTTGGCGTCGCGCGTTAAGACATAACGCGCTTTTTCGGTTGCGCCCTGGGCCTGGGCGTAGAGCCAGACTTCGATGCGGGTGGCGCGGCTGGAAAAGAGGCGGAATTGGATATTGCTGGCGGCAGCGTCGTATTTGGCGCCCAGATTCATGCTGTTAATCGCGGCCGGCGTCGGCATGGCGGCAGCCAGCGCCAAGCCGCACAAGGCCGCGCGGGCGGCTGTGAGCAGATTCATCATTGTCTCCTGATGGTAATTGACTTGTTTTTGCGCACCATTGCAGTGCAGTTTTGTTCAAAGCGATTTGGATTTTAAACTGTTATTGCCATGATGGCACACATTTGCGCAAAAACAGTGCACGCAAGAGATAAGTGAGGTGTGAAACGTGAACAAACAAAACCCCGCTTGCCGGACAAACGGCAGCGGGGTTGGCGCATTCAGGCGGGAAAAACCTGGCACAGATAGCGCTTGTCATCAGGCGTGAAACTGAACTGCACCGGCAAAAACCGGCTGATCACCTCAGCATTGGTCTTGCTGTGAGCGGACACCATATCGCAGCTGAAGGCGCCGCCGCCCGCCAGGGCCAGCGGCAACATCAATTGATCGGCCAGATACTCGCTCACCGCCGCCTGGCTGATGCACCAGCGGCGCGCATCCTGCAAGACTTTTTGCGCCACCTGTTCAGACGATAACTGCTTTTCGCCCAGCGCGGAAAACACTTCAGTGGTGTTGGCATGCTGCAAGGTCAGCAGCAAAATATTGCCCGGCCCTTCCTCTTGCGACAAGCTGCGCGCATGCAATTGCTGCGGCTGCCAATTCATGCCTTTGCGCAGGGTTTCCAACTCACGTTCGGCAATCGTCAGCGGCAAGGCGGCGCAGATTGCTTCGGCCCAGCCTTGCACACGGGGGCCTGGTTCCAGCCATTCGCGCGGCGCAAGCTGGCTGCAGGGTTGAATATCGGCGTGCAAGACGCCGCCGCCGGCAGGGTAAAAACCATAGCGGCTGGCATGCGCCTGCACCTGCGCGCCCATTTCTGCCAAACGTGGCAAAAAAGCCTGCTGTAAAAATTCCAGGGGCGGCGCCATGCCATTGTGGGTGCCGCCGCTGATGCAAAGTTGCGAAGGCGCATCGGCAAACAAGAGCGCAGGCAAGACCGTTTGCAACACCAGCACAGCGCTGCCGGCACTGCCGATGGCCCATTGGTATGCGCCGCCGCGCACACGGCCCGGATAAAATTCCAATTCCGACGCCCCCAGCGCTAAGGGGCTGGTGCGCGCGGAACACACTTCAGCGGCGGCTTGCACCGCCACCAGATGCTGGCGCAATAAACCCGGTTTGCTGCGCCCGGCGCGGATATTGCGGATGCGAAACGGGGTTTGCGTCACCATCGCCAAGGCCAGGGCGCTGCGCAAAATCTGCCCGCCGCCCTCGCCTTGCGAACCATCCAATTCAATCATTTCTTTTCCTTATCCTTTGACGCAAACGATTTGCTTTAAGGTATGCACCACTTCCACCAGATCGCGCTGCGCTTCCATGACGGCGTCAATATCCTTGTACGCCATGGGAATTTCATCAATCACATCCGCGTCTTTACGGCATTCCACGCCCTCGGTCGCCTTGCGCTGATCTTCTTCTGTAAAACGGCGCTTGGCTTCGGTGCGGCTCATCACGCGCCCTGCGCCATGGCTGCAGCTGTTAAAGCTGTCCGGGTTGCCTTTACCGCGCACGATATAGCTTTTCGCCCCCATCGAACCCGGGATAATACCCAATTCGCCCTCACGCGCCGAAACTGCGCCTTTACGCGTGACCATCACATTTTTACCGAAGTGATGTTCGCGCTGCACATAGTTGTGGTGGCAGTTAATCGCTTCCACATGGGTTTCAAACGGCTTGGTGATGACTTTACGCACGGCGGCGATCAAGTGCTGCATCATCACTTCGCGGTTCAAGCGCGCAAATTGCTGCGCCCAGGACACAGCGGCCACATATTGATCGTAGTGCTCCGTCCCTTCCGGCAGGTAAGCCAGATCCTGATCCGGCAGATTAATGAAGTGGCGGCGCATATCCTGTTTCGCCAATTCAATAAAGTGCGTCCCGATCACATTTCCCACGCCGCGCGAACCGGAGTGCAGCATAAACCAAACCATGTTTTCTTCATCCAGACAGATTTCGATGAAGTGGTTACCGCCGCCCAAGGTTCCCAGGTGCTTGTAGTTGTTTGATTTTTGCAAACGCGGTGTGGTTTCACACAATTTCTCAAACCCCGGCTGCAATTGCGCCCAGGCGTCTTGCGTGGCTTGCGGCGGATTTTCCCATGCGCCTTTATCGCGCCCACGTCCCTTGGGTGACATACCATGCGGCACAGCCTGTTCAATCGCGCTGCGCAAAGGGCCGAGATTATCCGGCAGATCATTTGCATGCAGCGTGGTTTTGGCAGCCATCATGCCGCATCCGATATCCACCCCCACCGCAGCCGGAATAATCGCGCCCAGGGTCGGGATCACGCTGCCGATGGTGGCGCCAATCCCGGTATGCACATCCGGCATCACCGCCACATGTTTATAAATGAAAGGCATGCGCGCTGCATTGCTGAGCTGCTTTTTCGCGGTATCGTCCACCGGCACGCCCTTCGTCCACATCTTGACATGCACGCCGCCATCCACATTCATCACATCGTAGTTTTCGTTTTTCATGATCATTCCGTTTTTATCAGCAAACCGGCATTGTTTTACCGGCGTAAAAGTGGCGACAATATCGCTGAAATATTAAACATGCGTTCATGCCAATGAACCTCTTTGGCGGGAATCGAACCCGCTTATCATGCCCCTTGTAATTTCAGCAGCATTCGCCGTCAAACATTCGCCCAGTTTTGCGCCGGGCGCCCGCGCCGCTGTTTGGCCTGCCGTCAAGACAAGGAGTGTACAGATTTCTTTGGATGTAATCCGTAACGCATTCCTGGCGGCTGACCAAATCCGCTTGATTAAATGGTGGCGACAATTTTGTGGGAAACATCATCCGCATTTGCGGGGGTGATTTTTGTAATCACCGTAAAAATGTAGTTTCCCAGGCATTCGCCGAAAATCATGCACCCGGTTTTGCGCCGGATGCCCGCGCTGCTTTTTCAGCTGCCAACAGGACAAGAAGGGTACAGATTGCTTAAGATGTAATCTGTGGCGCATTCCTGGTGGCCGGCCAAATCTGCTTGAAATCTGACGACAAAATTGATGAAACTGTTGCATGCCTTCGACCGCTTGGCTACGGGGGCGTTGCCGCCCCGATGGGATTCGAACCCATGATCCGGCTTGAGACCGGATGTGTATTTTCATCTGCATTCGTCAAAACTCTGCTCCTCAGTACTGCTGACGCCGGAGCCGGCGCTTGTTTGACTGCTTCCAATGACAAATCATATACAGACAGTGCATTCCCATAATGTAATCTGTACGGCATTCATCAGATTCAGCCAAACCTTGCAAAAGGTGGCGACAAAAGTCGAAGAAAAGTTTCTATGGTGTCCAACCACTGGACTACAGTGGCGCAAACCACCGGCGGGAATCGAACCCGCGTCCTCCAACGTTTATGTATTTTCTTCTGCATTCGCCAAAAATCTGCACCCTGTTTTTAATGCGCCGGGGCCTGCGCCGCTGTTTGACCTGCCGCAAGGACAAGATTGATACAGATTGCTTTTTGGATGTAATCTGCATCGCATTCCTGACTGCCTGCCAAAACTGCCAAACAAGAGGCGACAATATTCAGTGAAATCTTCCCTTGCCACAAGTGCGGCGCGGGGCGGGAATCGAACCCGCTTTATCCGATGTAATTTCACTGGCATTCGCCTAAAACTGCTGTGCTGCTGGCGCCTGAGCGGGCGCCCGCGTCGCTGTTTGACCTGCCGCCAGGACAAGATTGATACAGATTGGTTTTTGGATGTAATCTGCATCGCATTCCTGACTGCCTGCCAAATTTACAAAAAAGCGGCGACAAAGTTCGAAGAAAACGGTGCTCTGACCTCTGAGCTACGGCGGCCCTGATTGCCGCCGGCAGGATTTGAACCTGCGACCTCCCAATTAGAAGTTGTAGTTTCTCCGGCATTCGCCAAACTTCACCCTGATTTTGCGCCGGGTGCGCGCTGTTTTGACGCTGACATGACAAAGTGCGTACAGATGTATCACTGGAAAAATGTAATCCGTACTGCATTCATGCCAAACGTCAAACCTTTAAAAAGGTGGCGACAAGATTTGCGAAATCAAACTCATGGTTTGGAGACTATGTAATTTCGCATGCATTCGCCAAAAAACTTGCTCCTCATCCTGCCGCAAACAGCCTTGCAAGCCTGTTTGCGGCAGATGGATTACAAGGCAATCGCCTCAATTTCCCCCACCCAGTGC includes:
- a CDS encoding alpha/beta hydrolase, which encodes MEFTLQHGAAWAYTGGKPFDPAQPVCVFIHGAQNDHSVWALQSRFFAHQGFAVLAPDLPAHGRGSGMALHSIEALADWLLALLQAAQIKQAHLIGHSMGSLIALEAAARSPVVTRLSLVGTAFPMQVAPALLQTAQSDQMAALAMVNPWAYASHAPKPSCPGPGFYAPGMGLALKQRVARVSAARTPAGSNLFYLDFCACNAYANGLQAAHTLAARATPVQFVIARQDMMTPEKATHSLRAALPAARLDYISPAGHDMMAEQPEQVRRALWEFAST
- a CDS encoding isoamylase — its product is MMNLLTAARAALCGLALAAAMPTPAAINSMNLGAKYDAAASNIQFRLFSSRATRIEVWLYAQAQGATEKARYVLTRDANNVWSVSVPVAALKSAGISGTVFYGYRAWGPNWVYSSGWSKGSAAGFIADVDAQGNRFNPNKLLIDPYALELSHDQNPANAAFDNSVYGSGPKYRLLDSAPRAPKGIVLGNISNSTGVKPTRAAKDDIIYEVHVRGLTMNDPAIPAACRGTYKGAGQKAASLAALGVTAVEFLPLQETDNDGIEVDPNNGLRDNYWGYMTTNFFAPDRRYACNKAPGGPTAEFREMVKAFHDAGIKVYVDVVYNHTSEEGPWNAGDANTYGIYSYRGLDNPTYYTLSADKQSTIDNTGVGGNFNSKNPIAQNLIIDSLAYWSNTLGVDGFRFDLASVLGNSCESGCFHFDKNDSNNALNRITREFTVRPATGGAGLDLIAEPWAIGGNSYQVGGFPAAWGEWNGQFRDVLRQSQNKMGIAPITPGQIASRIAGSADLYQSSGRKPWHSVNFITAHDGFTLKDLYACNQKSNNQPWPYGASDGGEDHNNSWDQGGIAADQRKAARNGLLLTMLAAGRPMLNGGDEYLRSLQCNNNPYNLDNAANWLSANWSVQQSQFHTFAKRVIAFRKAHPALRPQNFYSAADNNGNGLAQLAWFRPDGQIMDAAYFNDPNNRAMSWRIDGSEFDDNDIYVAYNGWQDKVNFTLPAPRQGKAWYRVGDTAPWNEGDNSMTPAGAESYIGPGGTVYGVHGRSVLLLIAK
- the rtcA gene encoding RNA 3'-terminal phosphate cyclase; amino-acid sequence: MIELDGSQGEGGGQILRSALALAMVTQTPFRIRNIRAGRSKPGLLRQHLVAVQAAAEVCSARTSPLALGASELEFYPGRVRGGAYQWAIGSAGSAVLVLQTVLPALLFADAPSQLCISGGTHNGMAPPLEFLQQAFLPRLAEMGAQVQAHASRYGFYPAGGGVLHADIQPCSQLAPREWLEPGPRVQGWAEAICAALPLTIAERELETLRKGMNWQPQQLHARSLSQEEGPGNILLLTLQHANTTEVFSALGEKQLSSEQVAQKVLQDARRWCISQAAVSEYLADQLMLPLALAGGGAFSCDMVSAHSKTNAEVISRFLPVQFSFTPDDKRYLCQVFPA
- a CDS encoding RtcB family protein — its product is MKNENYDVMNVDGGVHVKMWTKGVPVDDTAKKQLSNAARMPFIYKHVAVMPDVHTGIGATIGSVIPTLGAIIPAAVGVDIGCGMMAAKTTLHANDLPDNLGPLRSAIEQAVPHGMSPKGRGRDKGAWENPPQATQDAWAQLQPGFEKLCETTPRLQKSNNYKHLGTLGGGNHFIEICLDEENMVWFMLHSGSRGVGNVIGTHFIELAKQDMRRHFINLPDQDLAYLPEGTEHYDQYVAAVSWAQQFARLNREVMMQHLIAAVRKVITKPFETHVEAINCHHNYVQREHHFGKNVMVTRKGAVSAREGELGIIPGSMGAKSYIVRGKGNPDSFNSCSHGAGRVMSRTEAKRRFTEEDQRKATEGVECRKDADVIDEIPMAYKDIDAVMEAQRDLVEVVHTLKQIVCVKG
- a CDS encoding magnesium and cobalt transport protein CorA — protein: MLINCVAYSRGQRLSDITVEEISDYLEQPDCFVWVALKDASSAELAKMQEEFGLHPLALEDAQRGNQRAKIEEYGDSLFAVVKTVEAEHSTVQGAGLRIGEVDVFVGPNYVLSVRNHSEVGFADVRARCEREPHLLAHGAAFVLYALLDAVVDRYFPLVNAFEAELETIEEAIFTPGGERVSIQRLYQLKRKVMQLRHAVLPLLEAVSRLYGGRVPAICASSQEYFRDVADHLQRISATLDTIRDTIVTAIQVNLSLVAIDEGEVNKRLAAWAAIFAVATAFAGIWGMNFKHMPELSWHFGYPLALTWMVTVCGYLYWRFKKVGWL